Proteins from a single region of Streptomyces spinoverrucosus:
- a CDS encoding GNAT family N-acetyltransferase, with protein MSIGSIGTFTVRPLDPLKDAELLHGWVTHPKAAFWMMQDAKLQDVEREYMRIAAHEHHHAYLGLHDGEPAFLMEKYDPRHVELVGLYDPEPGDVGMHFLVAPTDRPIHGFTRAVITAVMDELFADPDTRRVVVEPDVSNKAVHALNEAVGFVPVREIDKPEKRALLSFCTREQFVAARGVAV; from the coding sequence ATGAGCATCGGAAGCATCGGTACGTTCACCGTCCGCCCGCTCGACCCCCTCAAGGACGCCGAGCTGCTGCACGGCTGGGTCACCCATCCCAAGGCGGCCTTCTGGATGATGCAGGACGCCAAACTCCAGGACGTCGAGCGCGAGTACATGCGGATCGCCGCCCATGAGCACCATCACGCCTACCTCGGCCTGCACGACGGCGAGCCGGCGTTCCTGATGGAGAAGTACGACCCCCGCCACGTCGAGCTGGTCGGTCTGTACGACCCCGAGCCGGGCGATGTCGGCATGCACTTCCTGGTCGCCCCCACCGACCGGCCGATCCACGGTTTCACCAGGGCCGTCATCACCGCCGTGATGGACGAGCTGTTCGCCGACCCGGACACCCGGCGGGTCGTGGTCGAGCCCGACGTCAGCAACAAGGCCGTGCACGCGCTCAACGAGGCCGTCGGCTTCGTGCCCGTCCGTGAGATCGACAAGCCGGAGAAGCGCGCGCTGCTGAGCTTCTGCACGCGCGAGCAGTTCGTGGCCGCCCGAGGAGTAGCCGTATGA
- a CDS encoding ABC transporter substrate-binding protein has protein sequence MSNARATHLTRRGILAAGGALGLGAVLAACGDEDTNNGGSDAKASAKASGPWSFKDDRGETVKLDQAPANIVAFVGVAAALYDYGIDVKGVFGPTTVQGGKADVQAGDMDVSKLTVFGNVWDQFNVEKYAAFQPDVLISTTFDSAGTLWYVPEASKDKIAKLAPSVAISVYDRQMTEPLQRMWALAESLGADMKADKVVKAKQEFEAAAERLRKAAKSRPEIKVMAGSASQELFYVSGTNLSIDLEYFKALGVNFVEPSEKAKEPTGGWFESLSWENVDKYPADIIMMDDRSSTIQPADITEGTWKKLPAVKAGQIIARSPEPILSYDKCTPLLTNLAEAIEKAKKVS, from the coding sequence ATGTCCAACGCCCGTGCCACCCACCTCACCCGCCGCGGCATCCTCGCCGCCGGCGGTGCCCTCGGCCTCGGTGCCGTGCTCGCAGCCTGCGGCGACGAAGACACGAACAACGGCGGCTCGGACGCGAAGGCATCCGCCAAGGCATCCGGCCCCTGGTCGTTCAAGGACGACCGCGGCGAGACGGTGAAGCTGGACCAGGCCCCGGCGAACATCGTCGCCTTCGTCGGTGTCGCCGCCGCCCTCTACGACTACGGCATCGACGTCAAGGGCGTCTTCGGCCCGACCACCGTGCAGGGCGGCAAGGCCGACGTCCAGGCCGGCGACATGGACGTCAGCAAGCTGACCGTCTTCGGCAACGTCTGGGACCAGTTCAACGTCGAGAAGTACGCCGCGTTCCAGCCGGACGTCCTGATCTCCACCACCTTCGACAGCGCGGGCACCCTCTGGTACGTCCCCGAGGCGTCCAAGGACAAGATCGCCAAGCTCGCCCCGAGCGTCGCCATCTCCGTCTACGACCGCCAGATGACCGAGCCGCTGCAGCGCATGTGGGCGCTGGCCGAGTCGCTCGGCGCGGACATGAAGGCCGACAAGGTCGTCAAGGCCAAGCAGGAGTTCGAGGCCGCCGCCGAGCGGCTGCGCAAGGCCGCGAAGTCCCGTCCCGAGATCAAGGTGATGGCCGGTTCCGCGAGCCAGGAGCTGTTCTACGTCTCCGGCACCAACCTCTCCATCGACCTGGAGTACTTCAAGGCCCTCGGCGTGAACTTCGTCGAGCCGTCGGAGAAGGCCAAGGAGCCGACCGGTGGCTGGTTCGAGTCGCTGAGCTGGGAGAACGTCGACAAGTACCCGGCCGACATCATCATGATGGACGACCGGTCGTCGACGATTCAGCCTGCCGACATCACCGAGGGCACGTGGAAGAAGCTGCCCGCGGTCAAGGCTGGGCAGATCATCGCGCGGTCGCCGGAGCCGATTCTGTCGTACGACAAGTGCACGCCGTTGCTGACGAATCTTGCCGAGGCGATTGAGAAGGCGAAGAAGGTCAGCTGA
- the desA gene encoding lysine decarboxylase DesA — translation MRSHLLNDTTAEQYRRSVTDGVERVAAKLATTDRPFTGVTVDALAPRIEQIDLDQPLHDTTAVLDELEDVYLRDAIYFHHPRYLAHLNCPVVIPAVLGEAILSAVNSSLDTWDQSAGGTLIERKLIDWTAARIGLGENADGVFTSGGTQSNLQALLLAREEAKSDSLAKLRIFASEVSHFSVKKSAKLLGLGADSVVSIPVDHDKRMQTVALARELERCTKDGLIPMAVVATAGTTDFGSIDPLPEIAELCGQYDTWMHVDAAYGCGLLTSPKRRALLTGIERADSVTVDYHKSFFQPVSSSAVLVRDASTLRHATYHAEYLNPRRMVQERIPNQVDKSLQTTRRFDALKLWMTLRVMGADGIGQLFDEVCDLAQEGWELLAADPRYDVVVEPSLSTLVFRYIPAAVTDPAEIDRANLYARKALFASGEAIVAGTKVGGRHYLKFTLLNPETKASDIAAVLDLIAGHAEQYLGESLDRAS, via the coding sequence ATGCGCTCGCACCTGCTCAATGACACGACCGCGGAGCAGTACCGCCGCTCCGTGACCGATGGAGTCGAGCGGGTGGCGGCGAAACTCGCCACCACCGACCGTCCGTTCACGGGCGTCACCGTCGATGCCCTGGCCCCCCGCATCGAGCAGATCGACCTCGACCAGCCGCTGCACGACACCACCGCCGTGCTGGACGAACTGGAGGACGTCTACCTCCGGGACGCGATCTACTTCCATCACCCCCGCTACCTCGCCCACCTCAACTGCCCGGTCGTCATACCGGCCGTGCTCGGTGAGGCCATCCTCTCCGCCGTCAACTCCTCCCTCGACACCTGGGACCAGTCGGCCGGCGGCACCCTGATCGAGCGCAAGCTCATCGACTGGACCGCGGCCCGTATCGGCCTCGGTGAGAACGCCGACGGCGTGTTCACCTCGGGCGGCACCCAGTCCAACCTCCAGGCGCTGCTGCTGGCCCGCGAGGAGGCGAAGAGCGACTCGCTCGCGAAACTGCGTATCTTCGCGTCCGAGGTCAGCCACTTCAGCGTGAAGAAGTCCGCCAAACTCCTCGGCCTCGGCGCGGACTCCGTGGTCTCCATCCCCGTCGACCACGACAAGCGCATGCAGACGGTCGCGCTCGCCCGTGAGCTGGAGCGCTGCACGAAGGACGGCCTGATCCCCATGGCCGTGGTCGCCACCGCCGGCACCACCGACTTCGGCTCCATCGACCCGCTGCCCGAGATCGCCGAGCTGTGCGGCCAGTACGACACCTGGATGCACGTCGACGCCGCCTACGGCTGCGGACTGCTCACCTCGCCGAAGCGCCGCGCCCTGCTGACCGGCATCGAGCGCGCCGACTCGGTCACCGTCGACTATCACAAGTCCTTCTTCCAGCCGGTGAGTTCCTCCGCCGTGCTGGTCCGGGACGCCTCGACCCTGCGCCACGCCACCTACCACGCGGAGTACCTCAACCCCCGCCGGATGGTGCAGGAACGCATCCCCAATCAGGTGGACAAGTCCCTCCAGACCACCCGCCGCTTCGACGCCCTCAAGCTCTGGATGACCCTGCGCGTGATGGGCGCCGACGGCATCGGACAGCTCTTCGACGAGGTGTGCGACCTGGCTCAGGAGGGCTGGGAACTGCTCGCCGCCGACCCGCGCTACGACGTCGTGGTCGAGCCCTCCCTGTCCACCCTGGTCTTCCGCTACATCCCGGCGGCCGTCACCGACCCGGCCGAGATCGACCGGGCCAACCTCTACGCCCGCAAGGCCCTGTTCGCCTCCGGCGAGGCCATCGTCGCGGGCACCAAGGTGGGCGGCCGCCACTACCTGAAGTTCACGTTGCTCAACCCCGAGACCAAGGCGTCCGACATCGCCGCCGTCCTCGACCTGATCGCCGGCCACGCCGAGCAGTACCTGGGAGAATCCCTTGACCGCGCGTCCTGA
- a CDS encoding lysine N(6)-hydroxylase/L-ornithine N(5)-oxygenase family protein — MTARPENPTKTHDFVGIGLGPFNLGLACLTEPVAELDGVFLESKPDFEWHAGMFLDGAHLQTPFMSDLVTLADPTSPYSFLNYLKEKGRLYSFYIRENFYPLRVEYDDYCRWAANKLSSVRFSTTVTEVTYEDELYVVRTEAGDVFRARHLVLGTGTPPHIPDACRDLGGDFLHNSRYLHHKAELQRKESITLVGSGQSAAEIYYDLLSEIDVHGYQLNWVTRSPRFFPLEYTKLTLEMTSPEYVDYYRELPEATRYRLTQEQKGLFKGIDGDLINEIFDLLYQKNLGGSVPTRLLTNSALTSARYDNGTYTLGFRQEEQEKDFELNTQGLVLATGYKYVEPEFLAPIRDRLVYDSQGNFDVARNYAVDVTGRGVFLQNAGVHTHSITSPDLGMGAYRNAYIIRELLGSEYYPVEKTIAFQEFAV, encoded by the coding sequence TTGACCGCGCGTCCTGAAAACCCGACCAAAACCCATGACTTCGTGGGGATCGGGCTCGGCCCCTTCAACCTCGGCCTGGCCTGCCTGACCGAGCCCGTCGCCGAACTCGACGGCGTCTTCCTGGAGTCCAAGCCGGACTTCGAGTGGCACGCGGGCATGTTCCTGGACGGCGCCCACCTGCAGACCCCGTTCATGTCGGACCTGGTCACGCTGGCCGACCCGACCTCCCCGTACTCCTTCCTGAACTACCTGAAGGAGAAGGGGCGGCTGTACTCGTTCTACATCCGCGAGAACTTCTACCCGCTGCGGGTCGAGTACGACGACTACTGCCGCTGGGCCGCGAACAAGCTGAGCAGCGTCCGCTTCAGCACGACGGTCACCGAGGTGACGTACGAGGACGAGCTGTACGTCGTGCGCACCGAGGCCGGAGACGTCTTCCGCGCCCGTCACCTGGTCCTCGGCACCGGCACCCCGCCCCACATCCCGGACGCCTGCCGGGACCTCGGCGGTGACTTCCTGCACAACTCCCGCTACCTCCACCACAAGGCGGAGCTCCAGCGCAAGGAGTCGATCACGCTGGTCGGCAGCGGGCAGTCCGCCGCCGAGATCTACTACGACCTGCTCAGCGAGATCGACGTGCACGGCTACCAGCTGAACTGGGTGACGCGCTCCCCGAGGTTCTTCCCGCTGGAGTACACCAAGCTCACGCTGGAGATGACCTCGCCGGAGTACGTCGACTACTACCGCGAGCTGCCCGAGGCCACCCGCTACCGGCTCACGCAGGAGCAGAAGGGCCTGTTCAAGGGCATCGACGGCGATCTGATCAACGAGATCTTCGACCTGCTCTACCAGAAGAACCTCGGCGGCTCCGTCCCCACCCGGCTGCTCACCAACTCCGCCCTCACCAGCGCACGGTACGACAACGGCACGTACACGCTGGGCTTCCGCCAGGAGGAGCAGGAAAAGGACTTCGAGCTCAACACCCAGGGGCTGGTGCTCGCCACCGGTTACAAGTACGTCGAGCCCGAGTTCCTGGCACCGATCCGCGACCGGCTGGTCTACGACTCCCAGGGCAACTTCGACGTCGCCCGCAACTACGCCGTCGACGTCACCGGCAGAGGTGTCTTCCTGCAGAACGCCGGTGTCCACACCCACAGCATCACGTCCCCCGACCTGGGCATGGGCGCGTACCGGAACGCGTACATCATCCGTGAGCTGCTCGGCAGCGAGTACTACCCGGTCGAGAAGACCATCGCGTTCCAGGAGTTCGCCGTATGA
- a CDS encoding acyl-CoA dehydrogenase family protein has translation MDHRLSPELEELRRTVEEFAHEVVAPKIGDYYERHEFPYEIVREMGRMGLFGLPFPEEYGGMGGDYLALGVALEELARVDSSVAITLEAGVSLGAMPIHLFGTEEQKRTWLPRLCSGEILGAFGLTEPDGGSDAGATRTTARLDPETDEWVINGTKCFITNSGTDITGLVTVTAVTGRKPDGRPEISAIIVPSGTPGFTVAPPYSKVGWNASDTRELSFDDVRVPAANLLGEEGRGYAQFLRILDEGRIAIAALATGLAQGCVDESVKYAKERHAFGRPIGANQAIQFKIADMEMKAHTARLAWRDAASRLLAGEPFKKEAALAKLYSSTIAVDNARDATQIHGGYGFMNEYPVARMWRDSKILEIGEGTSEVQRMLIARELGLAG, from the coding sequence ATGGACCACCGCCTCAGCCCCGAGCTGGAAGAACTCCGCCGCACGGTCGAGGAGTTCGCACACGAGGTCGTCGCGCCCAAGATCGGCGACTACTACGAGCGGCACGAGTTCCCGTACGAGATCGTCCGCGAGATGGGCAGGATGGGCCTGTTCGGGCTGCCGTTCCCCGAGGAGTACGGCGGTATGGGCGGCGACTATCTCGCCCTGGGCGTCGCCCTGGAGGAACTGGCCCGCGTCGACTCCTCGGTGGCCATCACCCTGGAGGCGGGCGTCTCGCTGGGCGCCATGCCGATCCACCTGTTCGGCACCGAGGAGCAGAAGCGGACGTGGCTGCCCCGCCTGTGCTCCGGTGAGATCCTCGGCGCCTTCGGTCTGACCGAGCCCGACGGCGGCTCGGACGCGGGCGCGACCCGCACCACGGCCCGGCTCGACCCGGAGACCGACGAGTGGGTGATCAACGGCACGAAGTGCTTCATCACCAACTCCGGCACGGACATCACCGGCCTGGTCACGGTCACCGCGGTGACGGGCCGCAAACCGGACGGCAGGCCGGAGATCTCCGCGATCATCGTCCCGTCCGGCACTCCGGGCTTCACGGTCGCGCCCCCGTACTCCAAGGTCGGCTGGAACGCCTCCGACACCCGGGAGCTGTCCTTCGACGACGTCCGGGTACCGGCGGCGAACCTGCTGGGCGAGGAGGGCCGGGGGTACGCCCAGTTCCTGCGCATCCTCGACGAGGGCCGCATCGCCATCGCGGCGCTCGCCACAGGCCTGGCGCAGGGCTGTGTCGACGAGTCGGTGAAGTACGCGAAGGAGCGTCACGCCTTCGGCCGGCCGATCGGCGCCAACCAGGCCATCCAGTTCAAGATCGCCGACATGGAGATGAAGGCCCACACGGCCCGCCTGGCATGGCGGGACGCGGCCTCACGGCTGCTGGCGGGCGAACCCTTCAAGAAGGAGGCGGCGCTGGCGAAGCTGTACTCGTCGACGATCGCCGTGGACAACGCCCGCGACGCCACTCAGATCCACGGCGGTTACGGCTTCATGAACGAGTATCCGGTGGCCCGGATGTGGCGGGACTCGAAGATCCTGGAGATCGGGGAGGGCACGAGTGAGGTGCAACGGATGCTGATCGCACGGGAGTTGGGCCTCGCGGGCTGA
- a CDS encoding DUF4429 domain-containing protein produces the protein MAEIIQKDGTWVFDGDALRLTPGRDKNVGLLRKTLGELVVPLGALAGISFEQGRKSGRLRLRLRDGADPLLHATGGRLGEPHDPYQLVVESDRYGVAEYFVDEVRHALMLDQVPSDPVSEYLLPGPAVPLSAAAGDGTASFDGEQVRLEWNWKTEDAKAAAGTRTLAVTDIAAVEWHPAAGLENGYLRFTVKNAPTKAPPKYDPNSVELWGFKKDPLMALVAAAVQARLPHPAAPPPAAAASEAPAQEPEPAASAREDDHDALLRRLRELGELHHSGVLTDEEFALAKQAILKRM, from the coding sequence ATGGCGGAAATCATCCAGAAGGACGGCACCTGGGTCTTCGACGGCGACGCGCTGCGCCTGACCCCCGGACGGGACAAGAACGTCGGTCTGCTGCGCAAGACGCTGGGTGAACTGGTCGTGCCGCTGGGCGCGTTGGCGGGCATATCGTTCGAGCAGGGCCGCAAGTCCGGGCGGCTGAGGCTCAGGCTGCGGGACGGCGCCGACCCGCTGCTGCACGCGACCGGCGGCCGGCTCGGCGAACCCCACGACCCCTATCAGCTGGTCGTCGAGTCCGACCGTTACGGCGTCGCCGAGTACTTCGTGGACGAGGTGCGCCACGCCCTGATGCTGGACCAGGTGCCCTCCGACCCGGTCTCCGAGTACCTGCTGCCCGGCCCCGCCGTCCCGCTGTCGGCGGCCGCCGGGGACGGCACCGCGAGCTTCGACGGCGAGCAGGTCCGCCTGGAGTGGAACTGGAAGACGGAGGACGCCAAGGCCGCCGCCGGCACCCGCACGCTGGCCGTCACCGACATCGCGGCCGTGGAGTGGCATCCGGCGGCGGGCCTGGAGAACGGCTATCTGCGTTTCACCGTGAAGAACGCTCCGACCAAGGCCCCGCCCAAGTACGACCCCAACTCCGTCGAGCTGTGGGGCTTCAAGAAGGACCCGCTGATGGCTCTGGTCGCCGCCGCCGTCCAGGCCCGCCTCCCGCACCCGGCGGCCCCGCCCCCGGCCGCCGCCGCGTCGGAGGCACCGGCGCAGGAGCCGGAGCCCGCCGCGTCCGCCCGCGAGGACGACCACGACGCGCTGCTCCGGCGCCTGCGCGAACTCGGCGAGCTGCACCACAGCGGCGTACTGACCGACGAGGAGTTCGCGCTCGCCAAGCAGGCGATCCTGAAACGGATGTAG
- a CDS encoding IucA/IucC family protein has product MTLSDAVAHLSPHRWARANRLLIRKALAEFAHERLITPEKNGDQYVVRSDDGLTRYTFTAVVRALDHWQIDADSITRHRDSAELPLAALDFFIELKQTLGLSDEILPVYLEEISSTLSGTCYKLTKPQVPVAELVKSGFQAIETGMTEGHPCFVANNGRLGFGIHEYLSYAPETASPVRLVWLAAHRSRAAFTAGVGIEYESFLRDELGAETVERFHQRLTDQGLDPADYLLIPVHPWQWWNKLTVTFAAEIARHHLVCLGEGDDEYLAQQSIRTFFNTSHPEKHYVKTALSVLNMGFMRGLSAAYMEATPAINDWLAQLIEGDPVLKATGLSIIRERAAVGYRHLEYEKATDRYSPYRKMLAALWRESPVASLRDGESLATMASLLHVDHEGRGFAAALIDRSGLAPKEWLRRYLRAYYTPLLHSFYAYDLVYMPHGENVILVLKDGTVERAIYKDIAEEIAVMDPEAVLPPTVERLRVEVPEDKKLLSIFTDVFDCFFRFLAANLATEGILDEDDFWRTVADVTREYQESMPELADKFRQYDMFAPEFALSCLNRLQLRNNKQMVDLADPSGALQLIGTLKNPIAGF; this is encoded by the coding sequence ATGACCCTGTCCGACGCCGTAGCGCATCTGTCCCCCCACCGCTGGGCGCGGGCCAACCGCCTCCTGATCCGCAAGGCTCTCGCCGAGTTCGCGCACGAGCGGCTGATCACGCCCGAGAAGAACGGCGATCAGTACGTCGTCCGCAGCGACGACGGCCTGACGCGGTACACCTTCACGGCCGTGGTCCGTGCCCTGGACCACTGGCAGATCGACGCCGACTCCATCACCCGGCACCGCGACTCCGCCGAACTCCCGCTCGCCGCCCTGGACTTCTTCATCGAGCTGAAGCAGACCCTGGGCCTGAGCGACGAGATCCTCCCGGTCTACCTGGAGGAGATCTCCTCCACCCTCTCCGGCACCTGCTACAAGCTGACCAAGCCGCAGGTCCCGGTCGCCGAGCTGGTGAAAAGCGGCTTCCAGGCCATCGAGACGGGCATGACCGAGGGCCACCCCTGCTTCGTCGCCAACAACGGCCGGCTCGGCTTCGGGATCCACGAGTACCTCTCGTACGCCCCCGAGACCGCGAGCCCGGTCCGGCTGGTGTGGCTGGCCGCGCATCGCTCGCGCGCCGCCTTCACGGCCGGCGTCGGCATCGAGTACGAGTCCTTCCTCCGCGACGAGCTGGGCGCCGAGACGGTCGAGCGCTTCCACCAGCGGCTCACGGACCAGGGCCTCGACCCCGCGGACTACCTGCTCATCCCGGTCCACCCCTGGCAGTGGTGGAACAAGCTCACCGTCACCTTCGCCGCCGAGATCGCCCGGCACCACCTCGTGTGCCTCGGCGAGGGCGACGACGAGTACCTGGCCCAGCAGTCGATCCGTACCTTCTTCAACACCAGCCACCCCGAGAAGCACTACGTGAAGACGGCCCTGTCCGTCCTCAACATGGGCTTCATGCGCGGGCTGTCGGCCGCCTACATGGAGGCCACCCCGGCGATCAACGACTGGCTCGCCCAGCTGATCGAGGGCGACCCGGTGCTGAAGGCGACGGGCCTGTCGATCATCCGGGAGCGGGCGGCGGTCGGCTACCGGCACCTGGAGTACGAGAAGGCCACTGACCGCTACTCGCCGTACCGCAAGATGCTGGCCGCGCTGTGGCGGGAGAGCCCGGTGGCGTCCCTGCGGGACGGCGAGTCGCTCGCCACCATGGCGTCACTGCTGCACGTCGACCACGAGGGCCGGGGTTTCGCGGCCGCGCTGATCGACCGGTCGGGCCTGGCGCCGAAGGAGTGGCTGCGCCGCTACCTGCGGGCCTACTACACCCCGCTGCTGCACAGCTTCTACGCCTACGACCTGGTCTACATGCCGCACGGCGAGAACGTGATCCTGGTCCTGAAGGACGGCACGGTCGAACGCGCGATCTACAAGGACATCGCCGAGGAGATCGCCGTGATGGACCCGGAGGCGGTGCTGCCGCCGACGGTGGAGCGGCTGCGCGTCGAGGTCCCCGAGGACAAGAAACTCCTCTCCATCTTCACGGACGTCTTCGACTGCTTCTTCCGCTTCCTCGCCGCGAACCTCGCCACCGAGGGGATCCTCGACGAGGACGACTTCTGGCGCACGGTCGCGGACGTCACGCGTGAGTACCAGGAGTCGATGCCCGAACTCGCCGACAAGTTCCGGCAGTACGACATGTTCGCCCCCGAGTTCGCGCTGTCGTGCCTCAACCGCCTCCAACTGCGCAACAACAAGCAGATGGTCGACCTCGCGGACCCGTCCGGCGCACTCCAGCTGATCGGCACCCTGAAGAACCCGATCGCCGGGTTCTGA
- a CDS encoding siderophore-interacting protein, with protein sequence MTTAVAAPFRFFSLQVVRTRRLGPSMVRVTFGGEDLAYFFSDGRDQSLSLFLPHPGQREPRVPVELGDGWWQGWRELPDDVRAVMRSYTLRALRREPDEIDIDFVLHTPAGPASQWAARAVAGDRVLLLGPAVADNRAIRFRPPQDTDLVVVWGDETALPAVSAILESLPAGQRARVWLEVHDAGNIQDLVTEADAEVTWLVHDASRAEIPHSPKGVGGAPIPMALGALRDTQLPPAEHPYVWIAGESSCVKELRRHFVGERGIDRRRVTFVGYWRQGLTEEQLRERGE encoded by the coding sequence ATGACTACGGCCGTAGCCGCCCCGTTCCGTTTCTTTTCTCTCCAGGTCGTGCGGACGAGGCGGCTCGGGCCGTCCATGGTCCGGGTCACCTTTGGCGGAGAGGACCTTGCGTACTTCTTCTCCGACGGGCGTGACCAGTCCCTGTCGTTGTTCCTGCCGCACCCCGGTCAGAGGGAGCCGCGGGTTCCCGTCGAGCTCGGTGACGGGTGGTGGCAGGGCTGGCGGGAACTGCCCGACGACGTGCGGGCCGTGATGCGGTCGTACACGCTGCGGGCGCTGCGGCGCGAGCCCGACGAGATCGACATCGACTTCGTGCTGCACACCCCGGCGGGGCCCGCCTCCCAGTGGGCCGCGCGGGCGGTGGCCGGGGACCGGGTGCTGCTGCTCGGACCGGCGGTCGCGGACAACCGGGCGATCCGGTTCCGGCCGCCTCAGGACACCGACCTGGTGGTCGTCTGGGGCGACGAGACCGCGCTGCCGGCCGTCTCGGCCATCCTGGAGTCGCTGCCGGCCGGCCAACGCGCCCGCGTCTGGCTGGAGGTGCACGACGCCGGGAACATCCAGGACCTGGTGACCGAGGCCGACGCCGAGGTCACCTGGCTGGTGCACGACGCAAGCCGCGCCGAGATCCCCCACAGCCCGAAAGGCGTGGGAGGTGCCCCCATCCCCATGGCTCTCGGCGCCCTGCGTGACACCCAACTGCCGCCCGCCGAGCACCCGTACGTCTGGATCGCGGGCGAGTCGTCCTGCGTGAAGGAGCTGCGCCGGCACTTCGTCGGCGAGCGCGGCATCGACCGCCGCCGGGTCACCTTCGTCGGCTACTGGCGACAGGGGCTCACCGAAGAGCAGTTGCGCGAGCGGGGCGAATAA
- a CDS encoding beta-N-acetylhexosaminidase, with product MRRHHRTLRLLGSLLLVAAVGASVTGAAPAPTRTAVPLDRVIPAPASVDPGGSPYRITERTRIRVDDSREARRIGGYLADVLRPSTGYRLPVTTHGDGGIRLRLAKGPYGEEGYRLDSGRGGVTITAARPAGLFHGVQTLRQLLPASVERDSVQPGPWLVEGGTIKDTPRYGWRGAMLDVSRHFFTVDEVKRYVDQLALYKFNKLHLHLSDDQGWRIAIDSWPRLATYGGSTEVGGGPGGYYTKADYKEIVRYAASRHLEVVPEIDMPGHTNAALASYAELNCDGVAPPLYTGTEVGFSSLCVRKDITYDFVDDVVREIAALTPGRYLHIGGDEAHSTSHEDYVTFMERVQPVVARYGKTVVGWHQLTGASPAKGSLAQYWGLDGTSAAEKEQVAAAARNGTGLILSPADRIYLDMKYNASTPLGLSWAGYVEVRRSYDWDPGAYLPGAPASAIRGVEAPLWSETIENSGHVEYMAFPRLPGVAELGWSSAATHDWDGYKVRLAAQGARWEALGINYYRSPQVPWL from the coding sequence GTGAGACGACACCACAGAACACTGCGCCTTCTCGGTTCCCTGCTGCTCGTCGCGGCCGTCGGTGCCTCCGTCACCGGCGCGGCGCCCGCACCCACCAGGACCGCGGTCCCGCTCGACCGCGTGATCCCCGCCCCCGCCTCCGTCGACCCGGGCGGATCGCCGTACCGGATCACCGAGCGCACCCGCATACGCGTCGACGACTCCCGTGAGGCCCGCCGCATCGGCGGCTATCTCGCGGACGTCCTGCGCCCCTCGACCGGCTACCGCCTCCCCGTCACCACGCACGGCGACGGCGGCATCAGGCTGCGGCTCGCCAAGGGCCCGTACGGCGAGGAGGGTTATCGCCTGGACAGCGGGCGCGGCGGCGTCACCATCACCGCCGCCCGCCCCGCCGGCCTCTTCCACGGCGTCCAGACCCTGCGCCAGCTCCTCCCGGCCTCGGTCGAGCGGGACTCCGTACAGCCCGGTCCCTGGCTGGTCGAGGGCGGCACCATCAAGGACACCCCGCGCTACGGCTGGCGCGGCGCCATGCTCGACGTCTCCCGGCACTTCTTCACCGTCGACGAAGTCAAGCGCTACGTCGACCAGTTGGCGCTCTACAAGTTCAACAAGCTGCACCTGCACCTCAGCGACGACCAGGGCTGGCGCATCGCCATCGACTCCTGGCCGCGCCTGGCGACGTACGGCGGTTCGACCGAGGTCGGCGGCGGCCCCGGGGGCTACTACACCAAGGCCGACTACAAGGAGATCGTCCGCTACGCGGCCTCCCGGCACCTGGAGGTCGTCCCCGAGATCGACATGCCCGGCCACACCAACGCGGCCCTCGCCTCGTACGCCGAACTGAACTGCGACGGCGTCGCGCCCCCGCTCTACACCGGCACCGAGGTCGGCTTCAGTTCGCTGTGCGTGCGCAAGGACATCACGTACGACTTCGTGGACGACGTGGTCAGGGAGATCGCCGCCCTCACGCCGGGGCGGTACCTGCACATCGGCGGGGACGAGGCGCACTCCACGAGCCACGAGGACTACGTGACGTTCATGGAGCGGGTGCAGCCCGTCGTCGCCCGGTACGGCAAGACGGTCGTCGGCTGGCACCAGCTCACCGGGGCGAGCCCGGCCAAGGGCTCGCTCGCGCAGTACTGGGGGCTGGACGGCACCAGCGCGGCGGAGAAGGAGCAGGTGGCGGCGGCCGCGCGGAACGGGACCGGGCTGATCCTGTCTCCGGCCGACCGGATCTACCTCGACATGAAGTACAACGCCAGTACGCCGCTGGGGCTGTCGTGGGCCGGATACGTCGAGGTGCGGCGGTCCTACGACTGGGATCCGGGCGCCTATCTGCCGGGGGCGCCGGCGTCGGCGATACGGGGGGTCGAGGCGCCGCTGTGGAGCGAGACGATCGAGAACTCCGGGCACGTCGAGTACATGGCGTTCCCGAGGTTGCCGGGGGTGGCGGAGTTGGGGTGGTCGTCGGCGGCCACGCACGACTGGGACGGTTACAAGGTGCGGCTTGCTGCGCAGGGGGCGCGGTGGGAGGCGTTGGGGATCAACTACTATCGATCGCCGCAGGTGCCTTGGTTGTGA